In the Pedobacter cryoconitis genome, GCTTTTAAAGTATTGTATAGCTGGTCATAACATTGCGTATCGTCATCGCAAAACAAAACGTGAGTTTCTTCCAGCGGAATATTATTGTCGGTCATTGCCTTTTGATAACCCAGGATTCTCTGCTTGCTGATCTCCAGGTTTGTAGAAATCGTACAGACGCTTATCTTTTTGCAGCCGCAAGTCAAAAGATGCTGAGTAGCCTGATAACAACTTTCAAAATCATTCGTTACCACCATTGGCAGCTGCATTTGCTCCATGACTCTGTCGAAAAATATAACAGGGATATTTTCCTGTTCCATGGCGGCAATATGATTGGTAGCTATCGTATTTTTAGTTACAGAGATCAATAACCCATCTATTCTTCCTTTTTTGATATAATCCAGTATTTCTTTTTCCCGGTTATAATCTTCGTGCGTCAGATAAATCAGCACATGATAGCCTTTTTCCCTGGCTACAGTTTCTATACCGTTGATGACCAGCGCAAAAAAATGATCAGTAATTTCGGGTAAGACAACAGCTATGGTCTCACTTTTCCGGGTTCTTAAACTCCTGGCATAGGTATTTGGCGTGTAATTGAGCGCTGCTGCCAATGCCCTTACTCTTTGCTTTGTAGGTTCACTGATCTCGTGGCTATCCTGCAGGGCTTTAGAAATCGTAGTAGCGGATAAATTCAGTTTGCTGGCCAGTACTTTGATAGTTATGTTTTCCATAAGGAGCTCAAGTTTACCCAAAAAATACAGAAAATAATCGATTATTTACTTTATCGTTAACGTAAATAATTAATAGGAGACCGGTTGGTTTAAGGAAACAAATCGTGATATTTAAATAAGGTAATTGTTTAATAAACAGATCAGTTGATGATCAGAATTTTAAAACTTATAAAATGAAAGAAGCCATCAAATCAACCCAGGAAAATCCATTGAATTCACTTGATCAATGGGAAGACGATCTGTTAGCACGTTACCCTGACCCCAAAGCAATTTCTCAGGAAAAAGATACTGCTGCATTCAGGAATTATGAAACACCTGAAAAAGCATCTGTAAAAGAATTTTACCGGTTGCAGCATCTCAACCAGACTTATGATTTTGTCCAGCAGAAAAGAGCAGAGTATCTGAAATTTGATAAAATGGAGATGTCAGTCTGGGAAGCTTTTGACTTTTTAAACCAATTGGTAGATGACTCAGATCCGGATACTGACCTTGATCAGCTCCAGCATTTATTACAAACCAGCGAAGCGATCAGAAGTGAAGGGCACCCCGATTGGATGGTATTGACTGGTCTTTTTCATGATATGGGAAAAGTACTTTGCTTATTCGGTGAGCCACAATGGGCGGTAGTAGGGGACAGTTATCCTGTAGGCTGCGCTTATGCTGATAAAATAGTTTTCTCTGAGTTTTTTGCAGAGAACCCTGATTTCAAAAATCCATTATACAATACGAAATATGGTATCTATGAACCCGGCTGTGGATTGGATAACGTAACCATGACCTGGGGACATGATGAATATGTCTATCATTTATTAAAAGACTATCTGCCGGAACAAGCTCTGTATATGCTCCGTTACCACTCATTTTATCCTCAGCACCGCGAAAACGCCTATGCACATCTGATGACCAGCCATGATAAAGAAATGTTTAAATGGGTAGATCTGTTTAATCCCTTTGATCTCTATTCTAAAAGTGCTGTCCCGCCAGACTGGAAAGCGCTAAAACCTTATTATGAAGATCTGGTTGCTAAATATCTGCCTGCTAAATTGCGGTTTTAAGCAAAGGTATACCTGTCATTTCTTTTAGATTCATTACATTTACCTAACACGGTTAGCTGTAAATGTAATGAACTTAATGCCCTCAATTCTACAACCAAATATCAGACTATGAACTCGAAACTCTCCATAGGGGGTATTGGCGTCTTTGTAATTTATTTTATC is a window encoding:
- a CDS encoding LacI family DNA-binding transcriptional regulator, yielding MENITIKVLASKLNLSATTISKALQDSHEISEPTKQRVRALAAALNYTPNTYARSLRTRKSETIAVVLPEITDHFFALVINGIETVAREKGYHVLIYLTHEDYNREKEILDYIKKGRIDGLLISVTKNTIATNHIAAMEQENIPVIFFDRVMEQMQLPMVVTNDFESCYQATQHLLTCGCKKISVCTISTNLEISKQRILGYQKAMTDNNIPLEETHVLFCDDDTQCYDQLYNTLKAKNRPDGLLAIVDKLTLPIYLACEKLNLKIPQDLQVISFSNNPTAGILNPSLTTISQPAFLIGQTAAILLLNSLDPKNNKVQQDITTIPSELIIRNSTGYKKL
- a CDS encoding inositol oxygenase family protein, with the protein product MKEAIKSTQENPLNSLDQWEDDLLARYPDPKAISQEKDTAAFRNYETPEKASVKEFYRLQHLNQTYDFVQQKRAEYLKFDKMEMSVWEAFDFLNQLVDDSDPDTDLDQLQHLLQTSEAIRSEGHPDWMVLTGLFHDMGKVLCLFGEPQWAVVGDSYPVGCAYADKIVFSEFFAENPDFKNPLYNTKYGIYEPGCGLDNVTMTWGHDEYVYHLLKDYLPEQALYMLRYHSFYPQHRENAYAHLMTSHDKEMFKWVDLFNPFDLYSKSAVPPDWKALKPYYEDLVAKYLPAKLRF